Proteins from a genomic interval of Trichoderma breve strain T069 chromosome 2, whole genome shotgun sequence:
- a CDS encoding methyltransferase domain-containing protein: protein MVDDDASSGPVPTTRPVCPPSPTSTNSAITVGTSQDAVRIKNMEKGEYIPDDDSWDDTRSLTESIRQHIIDGGLRYHAYHAGQYAFPNDETEQYRDDLKHNLTIHLCEGSYFYAPVHERLQKPGAEVLDLGTGTGKWVIELADMYPNATFHGMDLSPIQPDWVPENVLFVVDDIEHDAGWTYPENSFDYIHIRHTVHSIRDRTELWDRVYKHLKPGGYVEVQEFQYAAHCDDDSCNEPYAWRDFLRYLTDGLAVLGSNLHGILNVQDELAAAGFQDLHRLDLKCPNGPWPKSRRLQECGHILRDVILWGLVGLARRPLHHGLGWTPIQIEMFLVEVRKSVIAERNGLPKFHSYFPFHNIYGQKPLDAA, encoded by the exons ATGGTTGACGACGACGCAAGTAGCGGGCCAGTCCCTACAACCCGTCCTGTTTGCCCTCCGTCACCCACCTCGACCAATTCAGCCATCACCGTGGGCACATCTCAAGACGCGGTTCGCATCAAAAACATGGAGAAAGGCGAATATATTCCCGATGATGACAGCTGGGACGACACGCGTAGTCTCACAGAAAGCATTCGTCAACACATTATCGACGGTGGCCTACGCTACCATGCCTATCACGCTGGGCAATATGCCTTCCCTAACGACGAGACAGAACAGTACCGCGACGACCTCAAGCACAATCTGACCATCCATCTCTGCGAGGGCTCCTACTTTTATGCTCCTGTTCATGAGCGGTTGCAGAAACCAGGCGCTGAAGTTCTCGATTTAG GTACCGGCACGGGGAAATGGGTTATCGAAT TGGCTGACATGTATCCAAACGCGACATTCCACGGCATGGATCTTTCGCCCATTCAGCCCGATTGGGTCCCAGAAAACGTGCTCTTCGTTGTCGATGACATCGAGCATGATGCTGGATGGACGTATCCCGAAAACTCCTTTGATTATATTCATATTCGTCACACCGTCCACTCCATAAGAGACCGAACCGAGCTGTGGGATCGGGTTTACAA GCACCTGAAACCCGGTGGTTATGTCGAGGTTCAAGAGTTCCAGTACGCTGCTCACTGTGACGACGATTCGTGCAACGAACCATATGCTTGGCGTGATTTTCTACGATACTTGACGGATGGTCTTGCCGTCCTCGGCTCAAATCTCCATGGCATCCTGAATGTTCAGGACGAGCTTGCCGCTGCTGGTTTCCAAGACCTTCACCGATTAGATCTAAAGTGTCCTAACGGCCCATGGCCAAAGTCGAGACGTCTGCAAGAATGCGGCCACATCCTCCGAGATGTCATCTTGTGGGGCCTCGTCGGACTAGCCAGACGGCCGCTTCATCACGGGCTTGGGTGGACGCCCATCCAGATCGAGATGTTCCTCGTCGAAGTCCGCAAGTCCGTCATTGCAGAACGTAATGGCCTACCAAAGTTCCATTCATACTTCCCCTTTCATAACATATACGGACAAAAGCCCCTGGATGCTGCTTGA